The genomic interval ACTGAACTAAACCCTCAGTGGGGCTCAGGGTTAAGAGGCAGAGTTACCCAGGGACTGGTTTATGTCCTGGCAGCTCTTGAAGGGTTGGGGAGGCTGGCCGGGGGCACTGAGAGCCCGGGGCTCTGGGCCAGGTGGTGAATTACAGTGACTCACGGACGGCAGAAGAGATCTGTGAGAGCAGCTCCAAGATGATCACCTTCATCGACCTGGCAGGCCACCACAAGTACCTGCACACCACCATCTTTGGCCTCACCTCCTACTGCCCCGACTGCGCCCTGCTCCTCGTCAGTGCAAACACTGGGATCGGTAAGAGGCGTCGGTGCAGGGGCGGGGCTCACTGTTCTCCCCCGGGACCCTACACATCTGGGAGCCAGACCACCtctcctcttgctctctctcccttccctcatcCTGACTCTCCCGCCTGTCTTCTCTGAGCAGCTGGCACCACACGGGAACACCTGGGGCTGGCACTGGCCCTGAAAGTGCCCTTCTTCATCGTGGTCAGCAAGGTGGACCTGTGTGCCAAGACTACCGTGGAGAGGACAGTACGCCAGCTAGAGCGGGTCCTCAAGCAGCCTGGCTGCCACAAGGTTCCCATGCTGGTCACCTCCGAGGACGATGCCGTCACTGCTGCACAGCAGTTTGCCCAGTCCCCCAAGTAAGGCTTTCCCACTCCAGAATCCTCAGGGAAGGCTGCCACAGGGCCCCAGAGCATGGGgtacccctccccttccctcagaCCAGACCAGTTGTGGCTCAGTTCTGTGCTTTTTCAGGTTGGGGTTGTGGGAGGGAGTCTTTGCTGAAGGCTGCATCTTTCCCCCAACCAGCTTTCCTGACCCTGGAAGCCTGGAGGCAAAGTGCTGTGCCAGACGTTTCCCATCTCCCTGGGCTCTGGGATGGGTCTCACGTGCCAAGCTCATAGAGAGAGGCCCCAAGCTCCTGGGATGGTTACCAGATAGGAGAGGGCAGCCCTTGTCCACTCTGAGAGAGGCTTGCCTTTCCATGTAGGGGCTCCAGCCACTGCCTCCTATTGGAACTTCCCTCATCTGCCTATTCCCTGCCTCCCTCTACAGCATCACCCCTATCTTCACACTGTCCAGCGTGTCTGGAGAGAGCCTGGACCTGCTCAAAGTCTTTCTGAACATTTTGCCTCCACTCACCAATAGCAAAGAGCAGGAGGAGCTCATGCAGCAGCTGACAGAGTTCCAGGTAATTGGCCATCTGGACAGGCAGTCAGCCAGGGAACTAGGAGGGACTAATCTCGAGCCCAGAGTCTGTTTTGAGGTTTTGGAGCTCCCAGCCCTTGATAGAATCTTCTTTGGCTTCAGGTGGATGAAATCTACACGGTACCAGAGGTGGGCACAGTTGTTGGAGGGACACTTTCCAGGTGAATTGCCTTTCTTGCTTGTTATCTACCCTACTCAGCCCTCATACACCCAAGGACCTGAAAACATCATAGCTCACAGGCCACGCTGGCACTGAACAGATGTGCTTGTTTGTAGATGAGGTTTTCACCATCAGAGGAGCTGGAGAAAGCTCATAAATTGGCTTACAAGGGAAGAAACTTACCACTTCTTAGGACCCTTCAGGCCTCTGCAGGGGGAAGTCTGGGTCTTGACCCCACGAAGATACGTAGAGTACATTCAGCTGACTTCATTGCCACCAGGGAAACGAGGACCCCTGAGACTCTGCCCAAGGGCATGATTGCGCTTTCAGGAATCAGGTGGTCAGTGTTAAGCCAGCAGGTCCCTGTCTGCCAGGCTCTGCTAGTGTGAGCCTTCAGTCTGGACTGGGGCAAGGCAGTCATCTCCTTAGCTTTGAGTCACAGTCTGGGGTCTCTCTCCCCGACCTGAGGGACTCAGAAGGGAATGACCTAGTAGAGAAGTAGGTGGGGGGCTTACGCTGACGTTGTGCCTTCTGCCCTCTGGGCTGCAGTGGGATTTGCCGTGAGGGGGACCAGCTGGTGGTAGGCCCCACGGATGATGGCTGCTTCCTGGAGCTCAGAGTTTGCAGCATCCAACGCAACCGCTCTGCCTGTCGTGTGCTGCGAGCTGGTCAGGCTGCTACGCTGGCCCTCGGGGACTTTGACAGAGCTCTCCTTCGCAAGGTGAGGTGGAAGGGTGGATAGGAGAGAAAACACAAAAGTGTCTGGGAGGCTGGCTGCTTGAAGGAGAAGCATCAAAGGTGCTTCAGGGGAACTCAGAGGGAATATGGTCTCTAACCCAAGAAGGCTGTCCGGGTATGGACATATGCTGTCTGGGTATGGAGAAGGCTTAGGATACTCACAAAGCACAGATCACTAAATGTGAATCATTGTGTCACAACCCTAGTGTCCAGGACTCTGAAAATACCAAGCATTAGATGGGTTAGAGGACACAGGTGGGTGAGGGCTCCTTAAAGAGAAGGGTTTTCAGTCTTCTGAGGTCTTTGTGTTTGAAGTCCTAGAGGAAGAGGAAGCTGTAAAGGGTGTGAGGGCAGCCATGGAGGGGACACTAACGTGAGGTCTGCCCTTCCTGAGTGCGAGGGTTCTGCCTCCCCAGGGCATGGTGATGGtgagcccagagatgaatccCACCATCTGCTCAGTGTTCGAGGCAGAGATAGTGCTGCTGTTCCATGCCACCACCTTCCGGCGAGGCTTCCAGGTGACAGTTCACGTGGGCAACGTACGCCAGACAGCAGTGGTGGAGAAGATCCATGCAAAGGTGAGGGGACCCAGCCATGCCCCCATTTTCCCAGGGAACAGTCAGAATTCTACGTCCAGAAAGGAGGGAAGCCTGTTCCCAGACTCAGAGACCTCCCTTATCCCTCCAAGGGGACAAAGCCCCACTCAGGGTGGGTAGATGCCTGCTCAACCCTCGAGGGTGGAGGGCCAAGACTAGTAGAGACAAGAGGCATGGTCCAGGGCCAGTGACCGTGTATCTGCTGCAGGACAAGCTGCGGacaggggagaaggcagtggtacgTTTCCGCTTCCTGAAACACCCAGAGTACCTGAAGGTGGGCGCCAAGCTGCTGTTCCGGGAGGGTGTCACCAAGGGCATCGGCCATGTCACCGATGTGCAAGCCATTGCAGCAGGAGAGGCCCAGGCCAACATGGGCTTCTGAACTCCAAGCGGGCACAGCTCTTCTGCTGTCCCTACAATACAAAAGGTGACTTCCGGCCACGCTGCCCCCCACGTTGGCGGCTCTGTGTGTTAGTAGGCTAGAGAGAGGGGGCGCTCTCCACTGCCTGCTCCCTGCCACATTTTCTGGAGACATGCCAATCTAGGTATGACCAGGGAGGGGCAGTCAGTCGTGAGGGAGAAGACAGAATTCAGGGCAGTGCTCAGCAGCCTGGTGTTCACCTGGTTGGCTCATCAAGCCTGGCAACCCTGCGGCCTGTCTACCGGAGGGAGCTGACCACCGCCCCAGCGGCCCCACTGTCAGGACTGGGCATGATCCACCGGAGTGGTCCCTGCACATCAGGAATTGTCACAACTGCTCGGGGTGGTCCTCGAAAGCTCTCCTTTTTCTATACCTCTGCTCAAGGCCATGTAAGTTGCCCACCTCTACTTGACTATGGACAAAAGACCTCTGCTCCGGGCCATCCGGTGGCCCAGGGTCTGAAGAAAAGGCACAGGGACAGTGAAGGCAGAGCTCCCATCCTGTGCCAAGA from Budorcas taxicolor isolate Tak-1 chromosome 11, Takin1.1, whole genome shotgun sequence carries:
- the GTPBP2 gene encoding GTP-binding protein 2 isoform X2 translates to MAFDRHLPKQAEDGNIEYKLKLVNPSQYRFEHLVTQMKWRLQEGRGEAVYQIGVEDNGLLVGLAEEEMRASLKTLHRMAEKVGADITVLREREVDYDSDTPRKITEVLVRKVPDNQQFLDLRVAVLGNVDSGKSTLLGVLTQGELDNGRGRARLNLFRHLHEIQSGRTSSISFEILGFNSKGEVVNYSDSRTAEEICESSSKMITFIDLAGHHKYLHTTIFGLTSYCPDCALLLVSANTGIAGTTREHLGLALALKVPFFIVVSKVDLCAKTTVERTVRQLERVLKQPGCHKVPMLVTSEDDAVTAAQQFAQSPNITPIFTLSSVSGESLDLLKVFLNILPPLTNSKEQEELMQQLTEFQVDEIYTVPEVGTVVGGTLSSGICREGDQLVVGPTDDGCFLELRVCSIQRNRSACRVLRAGQAATLALGDFDRALLRKGMVMVSPEMNPTICSVFEAEIVLLFHATTFRRGFQVTVHVGNVRQTAVVEKIHAKDKLRTGEKAVVRFRFLKHPEYLKVGAKLLFREGVTKGIGHVTDVQAIAAGEAQANMGF
- the GTPBP2 gene encoding GTP-binding protein 2 isoform X1, translated to MDSRVSELFGGCCRPGGGPAVGGTLKARGAGGSSSCGGPKGKKKNGRNRGSKANNPPYLPPEAEDGNIEYKLKLVNPSQYRFEHLVTQMKWRLQEGRGEAVYQIGVEDNGLLVGLAEEEMRASLKTLHRMAEKVGADITVLREREVDYDSDTPRKITEVLVRKVPDNQQFLDLRVAVLGNVDSGKSTLLGVLTQGELDNGRGRARLNLFRHLHEIQSGRTSSISFEILGFNSKGEVVNYSDSRTAEEICESSSKMITFIDLAGHHKYLHTTIFGLTSYCPDCALLLVSANTGIAGTTREHLGLALALKVPFFIVVSKVDLCAKTTVERTVRQLERVLKQPGCHKVPMLVTSEDDAVTAAQQFAQSPNITPIFTLSSVSGESLDLLKVFLNILPPLTNSKEQEELMQQLTEFQVDEIYTVPEVGTVVGGTLSSGICREGDQLVVGPTDDGCFLELRVCSIQRNRSACRVLRAGQAATLALGDFDRALLRKGMVMVSPEMNPTICSVFEAEIVLLFHATTFRRGFQVTVHVGNVRQTAVVEKIHAKDKLRTGEKAVVRFRFLKHPEYLKVGAKLLFREGVTKGIGHVTDVQAIAAGEAQANMGF